Proteins from one Thermococcus sp. M36 genomic window:
- a CDS encoding SLC13 family permease, producing the protein MEQTLITGIAVAVFLFTYALIISERVHRTVAALFGAAVVLFLKIVPWEKLPEYLDLDTIFLLIGMMIIVNTARESGLFEFIAIKTAKFARGSPMRVLLLFSVVTALISSVLDNVTTVLLLTPMLLYITRLMDVNPIPFLLAEIFASNIGGTATLIGDPPNIMIGSAADLSFNEFLLNMGPIALVDLFVSLAIIYLTYRSAMMVSEDKKRRILSTIDELRETEVIRDYSLFRKSVTVILAVVVLFFLHDRFGLPPAVVAWVGAATLLIWSRMEPDEILEKVEWTAIFFFAGLFILVGALVETGVIDGVAKWLLGYVNGTGEALVAITWFSAVASAVVDNIPLTAAMIPLIKAMGSTMNIYPLWWALSLGACLGGNGTAIGASANVVVLGIAAREGVKITFMDFLKVGTVIMFTTVAVGMGILWVRYIGV; encoded by the coding sequence ATGGAGCAGACGCTGATAACCGGCATTGCCGTTGCAGTGTTCCTGTTCACGTACGCGCTCATAATCAGTGAAAGGGTTCACAGGACGGTGGCGGCCCTCTTTGGGGCGGCGGTCGTACTTTTTCTTAAGATCGTCCCCTGGGAAAAGCTCCCGGAGTACCTCGACCTGGACACCATATTCCTCCTTATAGGGATGATGATAATCGTCAACACCGCCAGGGAAAGCGGCCTCTTTGAGTTTATAGCAATCAAGACCGCAAAGTTCGCCAGAGGGAGTCCGATGAGGGTTCTCCTGCTGTTCTCCGTTGTCACGGCCCTTATAAGTTCCGTGCTGGACAACGTCACAACTGTCCTGCTGCTCACCCCCATGCTCCTCTACATAACCCGCCTAATGGACGTGAATCCGATCCCGTTCCTCCTGGCGGAGATATTCGCGTCGAACATAGGGGGCACCGCCACCCTCATCGGAGACCCCCCCAACATCATGATAGGCTCCGCCGCTGACCTGAGCTTCAACGAGTTCCTCCTGAACATGGGGCCGATAGCGCTCGTTGACCTTTTCGTTTCCCTCGCGATAATATACCTGACGTACAGGAGCGCCATGATGGTCAGCGAGGACAAGAAGAGGAGGATACTGTCAACGATAGACGAGCTCAGGGAAACGGAGGTTATACGGGACTATTCACTTTTCAGAAAGTCTGTGACAGTCATCCTGGCGGTTGTTGTTCTGTTCTTCCTCCACGACCGCTTCGGCCTTCCCCCCGCTGTTGTTGCGTGGGTCGGGGCCGCAACACTGCTGATATGGAGCAGGATGGAGCCGGATGAGATACTCGAAAAGGTTGAGTGGACGGCCATATTTTTCTTCGCAGGTCTGTTTATCCTCGTCGGGGCCCTAGTCGAAACCGGCGTTATAGACGGCGTGGCAAAGTGGTTGCTCGGGTACGTCAACGGCACGGGAGAGGCCCTGGTGGCTATAACGTGGTTCTCAGCTGTAGCCTCCGCGGTGGTTGACAACATCCCCCTGACCGCCGCTATGATACCCCTCATAAAGGCTATGGGGAGCACGATGAACATATACCCCCTCTGGTGGGCCCTCTCCCTGGGGGCGTGCCTGGGGGGAAACGGAACCGCAATAGGCGCCAGCGCCAACGTCGTCGTGCTCGGTATAGCTGCCCGCGAGGGGGTCAAAATAACGTTCATGGACTTCCTCAAAGTAGGTACGGTGATAATGTTCACGACCGTCGCCGTGGGTATGGGGATCCTGTGGGTGAGGTACATAGGGGTGTGA
- a CDS encoding universal stress protein has translation MKVLVLIDGSKWSQKAALHAIAVAKRKGGKVILFSVLDRREAKAIAFNMGILSQNLRDVQRFEEEIWKDMKKSIKHIMSNLLEMCHREGVNCSLKIVEGSAKDKILEEANSGGYTLVVMGAYGRSGKTRIGSLLEDVVGLIEPPVMIVR, from the coding sequence ATGAAGGTGCTCGTACTCATAGACGGCTCCAAGTGGAGCCAGAAGGCCGCTCTCCATGCAATAGCAGTGGCAAAAAGGAAAGGAGGAAAGGTCATCCTGTTCTCGGTTCTCGACAGGAGGGAAGCCAAGGCGATAGCGTTCAACATGGGGATACTCAGTCAGAACCTGAGGGACGTCCAGAGGTTCGAGGAGGAGATATGGAAGGACATGAAGAAGAGCATCAAGCACATAATGTCCAACCTCCTTGAGATGTGCCACAGGGAGGGCGTGAACTGCTCCCTCAAAATAGTCGAGGGCTCCGCCAAGGACAAGATACTCGAAGAGGCCAATTCCGGCGGCTACACCCTCGTTGTAATGGGTGCCTACGGCAGGAGCGGAAAGACGAGGATAGGGAGCCTCCTTGAGGACGTCGTGGGCCTGATCGAGCCCCCCGTGATGATAGTCCGCTAG
- a CDS encoding TldD/PmbA family protein: MIDELVRILERKNVEWELYWERGRGGSFRIERERVERSQRKFYSGIGLRIGYRGKLGFSYITGLTHDRGTLEDFVEKTIKLARVSEVPFVGFPDKNRAPRVGGLYDRRIDEIPFEDAYSLALDFASTMKELKEGEGGVTLSGSLAFGVNRYGVANSNGVHLEERSTGMSVFAYAVMDPSGTGSYYQSYRTMQPFGELRDAIERAIEEAKMSREASNIGSYSGEVILEPEAFQAILGIFLENVFGDSVYYGRSRFSEVDVEVASGELTVTDDATVESGTGSYSFDGEGSPGSRTVLIEGGVLKSFLLDETHARFLGMTSTGNAVRDFRTAPHIGTSNVLVGPGRDDLEDINGVFIRKVFGEHTANPISGDFSLTVELGYVIHDGEVRPFKGNMLVGNAFEFLKSLTAVGRDVKRIGSFCSPRVAGNLRIV, translated from the coding sequence ATGATAGACGAGCTGGTTAGGATACTCGAGAGAAAAAACGTGGAGTGGGAGCTCTACTGGGAGCGCGGGAGAGGGGGCTCCTTCAGGATAGAGCGCGAGAGGGTGGAGCGCTCCCAGAGGAAGTTCTACTCGGGGATAGGCCTCAGGATCGGCTACAGGGGGAAACTTGGCTTCTCCTACATAACCGGCCTCACCCACGACAGAGGAACCCTTGAGGACTTCGTCGAGAAGACCATCAAGCTGGCTAGGGTCAGTGAGGTGCCCTTCGTCGGGTTCCCGGACAAGAACAGAGCCCCAAGAGTGGGGGGCCTCTACGACAGGAGGATAGACGAGATACCATTCGAGGACGCCTACTCCCTGGCCCTCGACTTCGCCAGCACAATGAAAGAGCTCAAGGAGGGAGAAGGAGGCGTTACGCTCTCGGGATCCCTTGCCTTCGGAGTGAACCGTTACGGTGTCGCCAACTCGAACGGGGTTCATCTGGAGGAGCGCTCGACGGGCATGAGCGTCTTCGCATATGCAGTCATGGACCCCTCCGGGACGGGCTCGTACTACCAGTCGTACCGCACCATGCAGCCCTTCGGGGAGCTCAGGGATGCCATAGAGCGCGCCATCGAGGAGGCCAAGATGAGCAGGGAGGCGTCAAACATCGGGTCATACAGCGGAGAGGTCATCCTCGAGCCGGAGGCGTTCCAGGCCATCCTGGGCATCTTCCTTGAGAACGTGTTCGGGGACAGCGTCTACTACGGCCGGAGCCGCTTCTCCGAGGTGGACGTTGAGGTGGCAAGCGGGGAGCTGACGGTCACAGATGATGCAACGGTGGAATCCGGGACGGGAAGCTACTCCTTCGACGGAGAGGGCAGCCCAGGGTCAAGAACGGTGCTCATTGAAGGGGGCGTTTTAAAGTCCTTCCTCCTGGACGAGACCCACGCCCGGTTTCTGGGCATGACGAGCACCGGAAACGCCGTGAGGGACTTCAGGACAGCTCCCCACATCGGGACGAGCAACGTGCTGGTTGGGCCCGGAAGGGATGACCTGGAGGACATAAACGGGGTCTTCATCAGGAAGGTCTTCGGAGAACACACCGCTAACCCCATAAGCGGGGACTTCTCGCTCACCGTGGAGCTGGGCTACGTCATCCACGACGGCGAAGTCAGGCCGTTCAAGGGCAACATGCTCGTGGGCAACGCCTTTGAGTTCCTGAAGTCCCTGACCGCCGTTGGCAGGGACGTGAAAAGGATAGGCTCCTTCTGCTCGCCGAGGGTGGCAGGGAACCTGCGGATAGTCTGA
- a CDS encoding S16 family serine protease: protein MKKTAALTVFLLLILPLTGLSYAQCPSEGHTVVLKAPAVSKTADGELVGVATDFVITVAPGTGHVYVETWPLAEVDMQASARLAAQMAGKVLGVDMSKYDVFIQIKADSPIIGGPSAGGTMTVGIIAALQGWNVNPNVMMTGMINPDGTIGPVGGILEKASAAHDVGAQLFLIPEGQRIQYVQETQKREIGGIVEINTQTKRVDVVEYAKERWGLTVIEIRDIYDAVYYFTGHRLKRPQAPSYLKIDTSFLKDDAVKDYDNTTAYYQDILQRLKKSNVGYATYTTLMEALDEAKAILDQSKNALDDGRYYTTLSKDFQARIIIRHVDWYLGVSSPEDVQRYLRLTDSEINASERRVSNVTIRGTTMLQAIAAAEERVEQAKELLDEARKYYYSNDYWNAVGDAAYAYERARTAVFWASLGERFAGGDVIGRDAIKAVARDYIDESNLIITYIESMYGTVGGDLSQSIQQAEQYYEDGKYSAALFTAMEARVRAQVFLDTLGIDNQTVLADKMKRMKDDAKTAIALAQNQGITPVLAMAYYEFAESYEQSAQENGSMEDIQTAMFFYQYARETANLFLGSAPAPVTVPEGNATADVPQIVIPTPSDTNTTRTPAASDESPSVPAAAVALVAIGAFLVGAAVGRKL from the coding sequence ATGAAAAAAACCGCAGCACTGACGGTGTTCCTGCTCCTGATTCTGCCCCTCACTGGGCTGAGTTACGCCCAGTGTCCAAGCGAGGGACACACGGTGGTTCTCAAGGCTCCTGCGGTTTCTAAGACTGCCGATGGGGAGCTGGTGGGTGTGGCCACTGACTTCGTCATAACCGTCGCGCCCGGAACCGGACACGTCTACGTCGAGACGTGGCCCCTTGCAGAGGTGGACATGCAGGCAAGCGCCCGGCTCGCTGCCCAGATGGCGGGCAAAGTCCTCGGCGTTGACATGAGCAAGTACGATGTGTTCATCCAGATAAAGGCGGACTCCCCGATCATAGGCGGCCCCTCCGCGGGGGGCACTATGACCGTCGGAATAATAGCGGCACTCCAGGGATGGAATGTCAACCCGAATGTCATGATGACTGGCATGATAAACCCGGACGGCACCATCGGGCCAGTGGGCGGGATACTGGAGAAGGCGTCGGCGGCCCACGACGTCGGGGCGCAGCTGTTCCTGATACCAGAGGGCCAGCGCATCCAGTACGTCCAGGAGACGCAGAAGAGGGAGATAGGGGGTATAGTTGAGATCAACACTCAGACGAAGAGGGTAGACGTGGTGGAGTACGCCAAGGAGCGCTGGGGCCTTACGGTTATCGAGATAAGGGACATATACGACGCGGTCTACTACTTCACAGGCCACAGGCTCAAGAGGCCCCAGGCGCCCTCCTACCTGAAAATAGACACGTCTTTCCTGAAGGACGATGCCGTGAAGGACTACGACAATACCACCGCGTACTATCAGGACATCCTCCAGAGGCTGAAGAAGAGCAACGTGGGCTACGCCACCTACACGACCCTTATGGAAGCACTTGACGAGGCGAAGGCCATACTAGACCAGTCAAAAAATGCCCTTGACGACGGGAGGTATTACACCACCCTGAGCAAGGACTTCCAGGCGAGGATCATCATAAGGCACGTTGACTGGTACCTTGGTGTCAGTTCCCCGGAAGACGTCCAGAGGTACCTCAGGCTAACCGACTCTGAAATAAACGCCTCTGAAAGGAGGGTCTCCAACGTTACAATCAGGGGCACCACGATGCTCCAGGCAATCGCCGCCGCGGAGGAGAGGGTGGAGCAGGCTAAGGAGCTCCTCGATGAGGCCAGGAAGTACTACTACAGCAATGATTACTGGAACGCCGTGGGAGACGCGGCCTATGCCTACGAAAGGGCCAGAACAGCGGTCTTCTGGGCGAGCCTTGGCGAGAGGTTTGCCGGCGGCGACGTTATAGGCAGGGACGCCATAAAGGCGGTCGCCAGGGACTACATAGACGAGTCGAACCTAATCATAACGTACATAGAGTCCATGTACGGAACCGTGGGGGGTGACCTGAGCCAGAGCATCCAGCAGGCGGAGCAGTACTACGAGGACGGCAAGTACTCGGCGGCCCTTTTCACGGCAATGGAAGCAAGGGTTCGGGCCCAGGTGTTCCTGGACACCCTCGGAATAGACAACCAGACGGTGCTGGCCGACAAGATGAAGCGCATGAAGGATGACGCCAAGACTGCCATCGCCCTGGCACAGAACCAGGGGATAACACCCGTCCTGGCCATGGCCTACTACGAGTTCGCGGAGAGCTACGAGCAGAGCGCCCAGGAAAACGGAAGTATGGAGGACATCCAGACGGCGATGTTCTTCTACCAGTACGCTAGGGAGACCGCCAACCTGTTCCTGGGTTCGGCCCCGGCCCCGGTCACGGTTCCGGAGGGGAACGCGACGGCAGACGTCCCCCAGATAGTGATACCCACCCCCTCGGACACGAACACGACCCGGACTCCGGCGGCGTCAGATGAGTCCCCGTCAGTCCCAGCGGCCGCAGTGGCACTGGTGGCCATCGGTGCGTTCCTTGTTGGGGCCGCGGTAGGACGAAAGCTTTGA
- a CDS encoding ArsR family transcriptional regulator produces MERRNEILETIRNKPGITFRELARELGIGIGDLQYHLHRLEKEGAVFSRKVGRRRYLFPRGLEGDAQRLLIAISTETRRKILMLLMERDMTQSGIAKALGLSQPTVSYHMGELARLGIVSARRDGKSVMYSLSYDLETVARIIRDYRPSLWEKLADSLIDLLASVGDGE; encoded by the coding sequence ATGGAGAGACGTAACGAGATACTCGAGACCATCAGGAACAAACCCGGGATAACGTTCAGGGAGCTTGCGAGGGAGCTTGGAATAGGCATAGGCGACCTGCAGTACCACCTCCACCGCCTGGAAAAGGAGGGGGCAGTGTTCTCAAGGAAGGTGGGCCGGAGGAGGTACCTGTTTCCAAGGGGTCTTGAGGGCGATGCCCAGAGGCTGCTCATAGCGATATCCACGGAAACGAGGAGGAAGATACTGATGCTACTGATGGAGAGGGACATGACCCAGAGTGGGATAGCAAAGGCGCTGGGTCTGAGCCAGCCGACGGTGAGCTACCACATGGGCGAGCTCGCCAGGTTGGGAATAGTATCGGCAAGGAGGGACGGGAAGAGTGTGATGTACTCCCTCTCCTACGACCTTGAGACCGTGGCGAGGATAATCAGGGACTACCGCCCGAGCCTGTGGGAGAAGCTCGCGGACAGCCTGATAGACCTCCTCGCTAGTGTGGGTGATGGGGAATGA
- a CDS encoding TldD/PmbA family protein has product METLLRRAEELARRYGIPYYELRITRVTASHLAMENGQLQDLSLNTEIGIGVRAFNGAWGFSSANDMSRAEKAIETAMKIAKLSRGSSRIHLGDPVVDRAEIRPKKSALDVDVEDKLALVKEVDALLRGRGISNRSVSYGDGIKEQLYFNSLGSEIETVVPRIRIRFSATARGEGGMQHYWRYFGGTAGWELVEGIDFEYWADFVKGMALSLLKAKAPPAGRFDVITDPELTGVLIHEALGHAVEADSVKNGDSILAGKLGEKIAVDGLTVVDDPTMPGRFGSYIYDDEGVRAKRVELIRDGVLVSYLNDRETSALLGLEPNGHGRAQSYSHQPLVRMSNTYVEPGDWSFEEMVEEVRNGLYMVGDRGGQVDTASGTFTFGAAFGYIIKDGEIGEMVRDVAMSGRILDVLRSVRAIGKELKVEFPGYCGKGQIVPVDDGGPHLLTRALVGGLR; this is encoded by the coding sequence ATGGAGACCCTCTTGAGAAGGGCGGAGGAGCTTGCGAGGCGCTACGGCATACCCTATTACGAGTTGAGGATAACAAGGGTAACTGCGTCCCACCTTGCCATGGAGAACGGCCAGCTCCAGGACCTCTCTCTCAACACGGAGATCGGGATAGGGGTAAGGGCGTTCAACGGTGCGTGGGGGTTTTCCAGCGCCAACGACATGAGCAGGGCCGAAAAGGCCATAGAAACCGCCATGAAGATAGCCAAGCTTTCCAGGGGGAGTTCGAGGATACACCTCGGTGACCCGGTTGTGGACAGGGCGGAGATAAGGCCAAAGAAGAGCGCCCTCGACGTGGACGTGGAAGATAAGCTCGCCCTGGTCAAAGAAGTGGACGCCCTCCTCAGGGGGAGGGGCATATCCAACAGGAGCGTCTCCTATGGAGACGGGATAAAGGAGCAGCTCTACTTCAACTCCCTCGGAAGCGAGATAGAGACCGTCGTGCCGAGGATAAGGATACGCTTCTCCGCGACTGCCAGAGGAGAGGGCGGGATGCAGCATTACTGGCGGTACTTCGGCGGAACGGCCGGCTGGGAACTGGTGGAGGGGATAGACTTCGAGTACTGGGCAGACTTCGTAAAGGGGATGGCCCTTTCACTCCTGAAGGCAAAGGCACCTCCGGCAGGCCGGTTTGACGTCATAACCGACCCCGAGCTGACAGGGGTTCTCATACACGAGGCCCTCGGCCACGCCGTTGAGGCCGACTCTGTCAAAAACGGCGACAGCATACTTGCCGGAAAGCTGGGGGAGAAGATAGCCGTTGACGGGCTCACCGTTGTTGACGACCCCACCATGCCAGGCAGGTTCGGCTCGTACATCTACGACGACGAAGGGGTTAGGGCAAAGCGCGTCGAGCTCATCAGGGACGGCGTCCTGGTTAGCTACCTCAACGACAGGGAAACGAGCGCGCTCCTTGGGCTAGAGCCCAACGGACACGGCAGGGCCCAGAGCTACAGCCACCAGCCCCTAGTGAGGATGAGCAACACCTACGTCGAGCCCGGTGACTGGAGCTTTGAGGAGATGGTCGAGGAAGTCAGGAACGGCCTCTACATGGTCGGAGACAGGGGCGGTCAGGTTGACACAGCCAGCGGGACGTTCACCTTCGGTGCCGCCTTCGGTTACATCATCAAGGACGGCGAGATAGGAGAGATGGTGCGGGACGTTGCCATGTCCGGGAGGATACTCGACGTCCTGAGAAGTGTGAGGGCAATAGGGAAGGAGCTGAAGGTGGAGTTCCCCGGTTACTGCGGCAAGGGGCAGATCGTCCCAGTTGATGACGGGGGGCCGCACCTGCTCACGAGGGCCCTCGTTGGGGGCCTAAGGTGA
- a CDS encoding universal stress protein, which translates to MGIGMDVFSRLIQRKFRNIAGERYDEIVKRYREFLLLPEEFVLPEVRSILMPVDRFSGEIPEELYETMSSYLGASVTVVYISEKRTLWLIEQTLGKEEAEKLKRAKMEFAESLVSKIAARLESHGLKVRGRYFIGSKSDDVVKLAGSGEFDLLVMSRSYGSEVTRTSPVSPLVLKIVQHVETPVIIY; encoded by the coding sequence GTGGGGATAGGGATGGACGTCTTCAGCAGGCTCATCCAGAGGAAGTTCAGGAACATCGCAGGCGAGAGGTACGATGAAATTGTAAAACGCTACCGTGAGTTCCTTCTCCTTCCGGAGGAGTTTGTCCTGCCGGAGGTCAGGTCTATCCTGATGCCCGTTGACCGCTTTTCGGGGGAAATACCTGAAGAGCTCTATGAGACCATGAGCTCATACCTGGGCGCCTCCGTGACCGTCGTGTACATATCAGAAAAAAGGACTCTCTGGCTGATAGAGCAGACCCTTGGAAAGGAAGAGGCGGAAAAGCTCAAAAGGGCAAAGATGGAGTTCGCCGAAAGCCTCGTCTCAAAGATCGCTGCAAGGCTCGAAAGCCACGGGCTGAAAGTCAGGGGGAGGTACTTCATAGGGAGCAAGAGCGACGATGTTGTAAAGCTCGCCGGGAGCGGGGAGTTTGACCTCCTGGTCATGTCAAGGAGCTACGGCTCCGAGGTCACCCGGACGTCCCCAGTGAGCCCCCTTGTCCTTAAGATAGTCCAGCACGTGGAGACCCCTGTTATAATCTACTAG
- a CDS encoding DUF257 family protein: MGTVGIADVVSNIRPGETVLLEYTPVSSPELLLYLLHRACTRMDIPLLIDDVSDTFPEYITRLEIAGISVESLLEVPVIKVGGSRGVGNVVGRVEVDKYSLDFKYYGEIYEGVIPEKVVCNPVLGIYKLFIARERHEVIRLVRNIATFVGKKSRFAIYFINQDAVERRIPEILPLLEETATTVLRWGVDGGTYRLDVAKAPSPELPGSRILVSFRDIRGT, translated from the coding sequence GTGGGGACTGTGGGAATCGCAGATGTCGTATCGAACATCCGCCCTGGAGAGACCGTCCTTCTGGAGTACACCCCCGTTTCCTCCCCAGAACTGCTGCTGTACCTGCTGCACCGCGCCTGCACCCGTATGGATATACCCCTCCTCATAGACGACGTCTCCGACACGTTTCCGGAGTACATAACGCGGCTCGAGATTGCGGGCATTTCCGTGGAAAGCCTCTTGGAGGTACCCGTCATAAAGGTGGGCGGGAGCAGGGGAGTGGGCAACGTCGTTGGAAGGGTTGAAGTGGACAAGTATTCGCTCGACTTCAAGTACTACGGGGAGATCTACGAGGGAGTGATCCCAGAGAAGGTCGTATGCAACCCAGTTCTCGGAATATACAAGCTCTTCATAGCGAGGGAAAGGCACGAGGTTATAAGGCTCGTGCGCAATATAGCCACGTTCGTCGGAAAGAAAAGCCGCTTTGCAATCTACTTCATAAACCAGGACGCTGTCGAGCGGAGGATACCAGAGATACTGCCCCTGCTGGAGGAAACAGCGACCACAGTTCTGAGGTGGGGCGTGGACGGGGGCACCTACCGCCTTGATGTCGCAAAGGCCCCCAGCCCGGAACTCCCCGGCTCCAGGATCCTGGTGAGCTTCAGAGACATCAGGGGGACGTGA
- a CDS encoding alpha-amylase family glycosyl hydrolase, with the protein MRTWVVVVLILLLTPFAGAYQVPERGVVYQIMIDRFYDGNHSNNDPFYDPEHRNYRLYWGGDIEGVTEKLDYIESLGVSMIWVSPLNDNINRMAHGSAPYHGYWTRDYKRIEEHFGTWEDFAHLVEEARKRNICVIVDYVPNHAGPSTDGEFGALYDDGVKITDYYEDTKNASVNPITGIREGIYHHNGNIFTWEGIPLKYANLYGLADFNQGNPWVDSYLTEGARLFVKAGACGLRIDAVKHMELGWLESFYLQLYSEKPLFIYGEYYSLSTDKTSDLYELYRYSNVSPVLNIPIREDIVRTFGFVGSFETLSEKLEGYYSLFVYPNKQLNFLDSHDLVRFLNAAKRDDAVERFHMALALTMTLPGIPVIYYGDESYLVSRDGKGDPYNRPMMVFNNTTEAARIIRTLAELRKTNDALALGDFKTIYSNYSVWAFERAFGTHRLLVVMNKGSPVSLTLNLDWPDGTYIDALYGAEIAVENGRATVTLPRNSFYVFHIEREQEEPLIGSLTPYAAQPGQEILIAGAGFGNGGKVFIGGVEAEVLSWSPGEILARVPEVKTPKAWVDVVVETAGKASNAAKLRYYSGNEVPALMAINATNLTGQLWIEGNISELAEPRPLFRSSTGYYFTVVPLPKGEPFSVRLYRGSAWGELEPLNITLYGVGKRTVVLTDEPPEKPAPAYTTNTEDIPQKSGRYGFYALAAMAAITLLSTIWKKRG; encoded by the coding sequence ATGAGGACATGGGTTGTGGTTGTGCTCATACTCCTGCTAACCCCTTTTGCTGGTGCATATCAGGTTCCCGAGAGGGGCGTCGTCTATCAAATCATGATTGACCGCTTCTACGACGGGAACCATAGCAACAACGACCCCTTCTACGACCCGGAACACAGAAACTACCGCCTATACTGGGGCGGTGACATCGAGGGGGTTACAGAGAAGCTCGACTACATCGAAAGCCTCGGCGTCTCGATGATATGGGTCTCTCCCCTCAACGACAACATCAACAGAATGGCCCACGGCTCAGCCCCATACCACGGCTACTGGACGAGGGACTATAAGCGCATAGAGGAGCACTTTGGAACTTGGGAGGACTTTGCTCACCTGGTTGAGGAGGCAAGGAAGAGGAACATCTGCGTCATAGTGGACTACGTTCCGAACCACGCCGGCCCTTCAACCGATGGGGAATTCGGCGCGCTCTACGACGACGGAGTTAAAATCACGGACTACTACGAGGACACGAAGAACGCGAGCGTGAACCCGATAACGGGAATCAGGGAGGGTATTTACCACCACAACGGCAACATATTCACCTGGGAAGGGATTCCGCTGAAATACGCCAACCTCTATGGCCTGGCGGATTTCAACCAGGGAAACCCGTGGGTCGATTCCTACCTCACCGAAGGGGCAAGACTCTTCGTGAAGGCAGGCGCCTGCGGCCTCAGGATCGACGCGGTGAAGCACATGGAGCTGGGCTGGCTGGAGAGTTTCTACCTCCAGCTCTACTCCGAAAAGCCTCTCTTCATCTACGGCGAGTACTACTCCCTCTCCACCGATAAAACCAGCGACCTCTACGAGCTGTACCGCTATTCCAACGTCTCACCAGTTCTCAACATCCCCATAAGGGAGGACATAGTGAGAACCTTTGGCTTCGTCGGGAGCTTTGAGACGCTCTCGGAGAAGCTTGAGGGTTATTACTCCCTCTTCGTTTATCCAAACAAGCAGCTGAACTTCCTCGACAGCCACGACCTCGTCCGTTTCCTCAACGCCGCGAAGAGGGACGACGCGGTGGAGCGCTTCCACATGGCACTGGCGTTGACGATGACCCTCCCGGGAATCCCGGTCATCTACTACGGCGACGAGAGCTACCTTGTGAGCAGGGACGGAAAGGGCGACCCATACAACAGGCCCATGATGGTCTTCAACAACACCACCGAGGCGGCCCGGATAATAAGGACCCTCGCGGAGCTGAGGAAAACCAACGACGCCTTGGCCCTCGGAGACTTCAAAACCATCTACTCCAACTACTCGGTCTGGGCCTTCGAGAGGGCCTTTGGGACGCACAGGCTGCTCGTCGTAATGAACAAAGGCTCGCCCGTTAGTCTGACCCTCAACCTCGACTGGCCCGACGGAACCTACATCGACGCCCTCTACGGAGCGGAGATAGCAGTTGAGAACGGCAGAGCGACCGTAACACTGCCTAGAAACAGCTTCTACGTCTTCCACATTGAGCGCGAGCAGGAGGAGCCTTTAATCGGTTCCTTAACCCCCTATGCGGCCCAGCCTGGCCAGGAAATCCTCATAGCCGGGGCAGGCTTTGGGAACGGTGGGAAGGTCTTCATCGGTGGCGTTGAGGCGGAAGTCCTGTCATGGAGCCCCGGCGAGATACTCGCCCGCGTCCCCGAAGTCAAAACACCAAAGGCCTGGGTTGATGTGGTTGTGGAAACCGCCGGAAAGGCCAGTAACGCCGCTAAGCTCCGCTACTACTCAGGCAACGAGGTTCCCGCACTGATGGCGATAAACGCGACGAACCTAACCGGCCAGCTCTGGATTGAGGGCAACATCTCGGAACTCGCCGAACCAAGGCCCCTCTTCAGATCATCGACGGGCTACTACTTTACAGTGGTGCCGTTGCCAAAAGGGGAACCGTTTTCGGTGAGGCTCTACAGGGGTTCTGCATGGGGAGAGCTCGAACCGCTCAACATCACCCTCTACGGAGTTGGCAAGAGAACCGTTGTTCTGACCGATGAACCCCCGGAGAAACCTGCACCAGCGTACACAACGAACACAGAGGATATTCCGCAGAAATCGGGGAGGTACGGGTTCTATGCCCTGGCCGCGATGGCTGCAATAACCCTGCTGTCAACAATCTGGAAGAAGAGGGGCTAA